In one Dreissena polymorpha isolate Duluth1 chromosome 7, UMN_Dpol_1.0, whole genome shotgun sequence genomic region, the following are encoded:
- the LOC127837359 gene encoding probable methyltransferase-like protein 24 has protein sequence MLPSDDEMAKMSDNSLLGLYWNYINRLQVLCKNVIRLGSLWDGGKEICADEPYRPRPPCTVYSFGIGNNFEFDEAVVNEFGCNVYCFDPSINKTSQQISDHIWFYDWGLGSKDWVTSTKWQIKTLHSIRKKLGHLDKPIDILKMDIEGDEWNSIPQMIATRSLDDIQQIAMETHFYAPGIGSENVPGRRQLPVLRELYDAGFRIFMRDRNLVSARRIDEKVNKKYVTALNEISLIKVH, from the exons ATGCTACCAAGTGATGATGAAATGGCAAAGATGTCTGACAATTCTCTCCTTGGGCTATATTGGAA TTATATCAACCGACTGCAAGTCCTCTGCAAGAACGTGATCCGGCTGGGAAGCTTGTGGGACGGGGGCAAGGAGATATGCGCGGATGAACCCTACAGGCCCCGCCCTCCCTGCACTGTCTACTCCTTCGG AATAGGTAACAATTTCGAGTTCGATGAAGCCGTCGTGAATGAGTTTGGCTGCAATGTCTACTGCTTTGATCCTAG TATTAATAAAACGTCACAGCAGATTTCTGATCATATCTGGTTCTATGACTGGGGTCTAGGAAGCAAAGACTGGGTCACATCGACGAAATGGCAAATCAAAACCCTCCACTCGATCCGAAAGAAACTGGGCCATTTGGAT AAACCCATAGACATTCTAAAAATGGACATAGAGGGAGACGAGTGGAATTCCATCCCGCAGATGATCGCCACGAGATCTCTTGATGACATACAGCAAATTGCTATGGAAACGCATTTCTACGCGCCCGGTATCGGCAGCGAGAACGTGCCGGGTCGTCGGCAACTTCCGGTCCTCAGGGAGCTCTACGACGCTGGCTTCCGGATTTTTATGCGTGACAGAAACCTTGTGTCTGCGCGGCGTATCGACGAGAAAGTCAACAAGAAATATGTCACCGCCCTGAATGAAATTTCGTTAATAAAAGTTCATTAA